One genomic segment of Syngnathus acus chromosome 1, fSynAcu1.2, whole genome shotgun sequence includes these proteins:
- the LOC119122938 gene encoding adhesion G protein-coupled receptor L1-like isoform X2, producing MAVSLCFLGVCVLILAHVTPSSQAMSRAAMPFGLLRRELACEGYPIELRCPGSDVVMVETANYGRTDDKICDAEPFQMENTQCYLPDALKIMAQRCNNRTQCVVVAGVDVFPDPCPGTYKYLEIQYECVPYIFVCPGSLLSIQPPSSQLEAEHQSGAWCKDPLQAGDRLYVMPWTPYRTEVLYEYASWDDYRQNRVTTTYKLPSRVDGTGFVVYDGAVFYNKERTPNLVKYDLRTRIKSGEAVVVNANYHDTSPYRWGGKSDIDLAVDENGLWVIYSTEANNGRIVVSQVNPYTLRFEGTWATGFDKRGASNAFMACGVLYAVRSVFQDDEGQAGGRVGNDMVVYAYDTSRGQELPIQIPFPNPYQYISSIDYNPRDNQLYVWNNYYVLRYPLQFTPPPPTKGPLSSLMTTVRSYTATVALTPVRPSASHPVGVINRGPFDQRPITAMVPLTPRPPLRVPLAPGGPGQVGGCEGRVAAGVQWPPTLKGETVERPCPKGSLGIASYECMMLPVSWSSRGPDLSNCTSPWVSQIAQKIKSGENAANIAGELVNLTRGRIYAGDVSMSVKLIEQLLDILDSQLQALRPANKESAARNYNKLQKRERTCRAYVQAVVQTVDNLLGPEALVSWADMSGPDQSRSASLLLDAVEKGAFLLANNLYEGRFSDRAPNVDLEVYVLNTEADIQDLTFPHSYDSDSILQISAVALQQYSNNGQVKLVLCLYKNLGTFLTTQNSTLRLGLGLGQGSDVRRRSLVVNSHVISASVHRGSNRVFLSEPVVFTLRHLQLDNHFGPNCSFWNASGVSGTGRWSTQGCRMLHTNNTHTTCACNHLSSYAVLMTYQQPASGVGVEELLVYIVSWVGISIAVVCLATCLTTLCCQAAPWHTDHSTIHCNLWANLLITELLFLVESNKTQYTVVCSIIAGLLHFSLLSVFCWLCLEAVELYILQREVFEGRNSRRKYLYLSGYSVPGLVVAVSAAIDFRGYGSKTFCWLRTDNYFIWSFLGPVAVIITLNLVILVMTLHKMHSTAALKPDSSRHDNLRAWAVGSLTLLFLQCVNWSSGLMFLSAPSLLLAYLFASLNTAQGFLITILHCTLTRKGQKDYGRCVRLSQCCATSSSSSPDSVKGAALRSNSRYSSSQGRRATANRQSRIRRMWNDTVRRQTESSFIAADVNSTPPLNRAALGNHFLTNPVLQTHAGASPYDTMLAQGYNQPFTSSVGTFRNKKVGVSQSQESCGVDSVCLNGGYTPNTFTLHGLGAMPGSRAGVVGSTDLLKDGGVGMGSDDISPALLTPHGAADLGTGAGMRRNLSDAAALEKMIISELVQSNLRPSGDIPAPPERYGSLARPHHLDRAALAHTATLTRHAQQPQEGWAATMQPATRHNAQEGWPHLRHHLQSAETHSTSHEQEHGTTPRAQDGWSHARTPADAESRELLKDGERLQLQGTLGRRGLQERQQPRPPDVQARPYSTLSRTPGTLSRHRSTAESGGGTDKERERDRDRYRDRPLPPPPPPPPQESEPLYKALEEPLLVKQREASVDAWRGAQDREKDDAFLLKRDGLMDEWRGGNRAREESFSSQKRNGDMAEWRGGMERGREEPHLLEKRDGRMDAWRGAETDREETFITQRKDFGVDGWRGGIERDKDRDGWRAGFERENDKQKDRVLDVWRGGVDVDRQESFLLDSNDGGLDGRKRGKERGSLRYHGDREDSDGFTLPLTPDLDLDPDTSPIYAQDSNPSPLYPGDRRSPPLGFFPRSSPPTNIFAPRDTNSPPNNLYPRHSPQVYSRSSSPPRFYSRTSPPTLSYPDSSPEGLEELSPASPPQQPALELPYSLGRPPLGPRPNHLQTFYQPPPPTNGDAMYTSEPSSEGDDGQMQRVTSL from the exons ATGGCGGTGTCGTTGTGCTTCTTGGGCGTGTGCGTGCTTATTTTGGCTCATGTCACCCCTTCCAGTCAAG CCATGTCCCGGGCCGCCATGCCATTCGGACTGTTGCGCAGGGAGCTGGCTTGTGAGGGTTACCCCATTGAACTGCGCTGCCCGGGAAGCGATGTGGTGATGGTGGAGACCGCCAACTATGGACGCACCGACGACAAGATTTGCGACGCAGAGCCTTTCCAGATGGAGAACACTCAGTGTTACCTTCCAGATGCACTGAAGATTATGGCtcagag GTGTAACAACAGGACGCAGTGTGTGGTGGTGGCAGGGGTAGACGTTTTCCCAGACCCTTGTCCTGGAACATACAAATATCTGGAGATCCAGTACGAGTGTGTCCCTTACA TTTTCGTCTGTCCCGGATCACTGCTCAGCATCCAGCCACCTTCCTCTCAGCTGGAGGCAGAACATCAGTCAGGGGCGTGGTGTAAGGACCCCTTGCAAGCTGGTGATAGACTATACGTTATGCCATGGACACCGTACAGGACCGAGGTGCTGTATGAATATGCTTCCTGGGACgactaccggcagaaccgtgTCACCACTACCTataa ACTGCCAAGTCGTGTCGACGGGACAGGTTTTGTGGTGTATGACGGCGCCGTGTTCTATAACAAGGAACGAACACCCAACCTGGTCAAGTACGACCTGCGGACACGCATTAAGAGTGGCGAGGCGGTGGTGGTCAATGCTAACTACCATGACACGTCGCCTTACCGCTGGGGAGGGAAGTCAGACATCGATCTGGCAGTGGATGAGAACGGCCTCTGGGTGATCTACTCCACTGAAGCCAATAATGGACGCATTGTGGTCAGCCAG GTGAACCCGTACACCCTGCGCTTTGAAGGCACGTGGGCCACGGGCTTTGACAAACGTGGGGCGAGCAATGCTTTCATGGCCTGCGGCGTGCTGTATGCGGTGCGCTCGGTCTTCCAGGATGACGAGGGGCAGGCGGGCGGCCGCGTGGGCAATGATATGGTGGTTTATGCCTATGACACCAGCCGGGGGCAAGAGCTGCCCATTCAGATACCCTTTCCCAATCCCTATCAGTACATCTCTTCTATAGACTACAACCCTCGAGACAACCAGCTCTATGTGTGGAATAACTATTATGTTCTACGATACCCGCTTCAGTTCACGCCGCCCCCACCAACTAAAG GTCCCCTTTCTTCTCTGATGACAACGGTCCGCTCTTACACAGCTACAGTTGCACTGACTCCCGTGCGACCATCAGCCTCCCACCCAGTGGGCGTCATCAACCGAGGTCCTTTTGACCAGAGGCCAATCACAGCCATGGTCCCCCTAACGCCCCGACCCCCTTTGCGAGTCCCCTTGGCCCCTGGGGGCCCTGGGCAAGTGGGTGGATGCGAAGGAAGAGTGGCCGCAGGGGTACAGTGGCCCCCTACTCTGAAAGGGGAGACAGTGGAGAGGCCCTGCCCCAAAGGCTCGCTGG GTATAGCGTCATACGAGTGCATGATGTTGCCAGTGAGCTGGAGCTCCAGAGGTCCTGACCTCTCAAATTGTACTTCTCCTTGGGTCAGCCAGATTGCACAAAAG ATTAAAAGTGGTGAGAATGCAGCAAACATAGCCGGGGAGTTGGTCAACCTGACCCGAGGACGTATCTATGCTGGTGATGTCAGCATGTCTGTAAAACTAATTGAACAGCTACTGGACATCTTGGACTCCCAGCTTCAAGCCTTGAGACCAGCCAATAAAGAGTCTGCGGCCCGCAATTACAATAAG CTGCAGAAAAGGGAACGCACATGCAGGGCTTATGTACAG GCTGTGGTTCAAACAGTGGATAATCTGTTGGGTCCCGAGGCTCTGGTATCCTGGGCTGACATGAGCGGTCCTGACCAGTCCCGCTCTGCATCACTGCTGTTAGACGCGGTTGAGAAAGGAGCGTTCTTATTGGCCAACAACCTCTATGAAGGTCGATTCAGTGACAGAGCACCAAACGTCG ATCTGGAGGTGTATGTGCTAAACACAGAGGCGGACATACAGGACCTAACGTTCCCACACTCCTACGACAGCGACAGCATCTTGCAGATCTCAGCCGTGGCCCTGCAGCAGTACAGCAATAATG GCCAAGTGAAGTTGGTCCTCTGTCTGTATAAGAACCTGGGCACCTTCCTGACCACCCAGAACTCCACCTTGCGGCTCGGACTCGGACTTGGACAGGGCTCAGACGTCAGGCGCAGGAGCCTGGTGGTCAACTCCCACGTCATCTCAGCTTCTGTGCACAGAGGCTCCAACAGAGTGTTCCTCTCTGAGCCCGTGGTGTTCACTCTCAGGCACCTGCAG CTGGACAACCACTTTGGTCCCAACTGCTCTTTCTGGAACGCCTCAGGGGTTTCTGGCACCGGCAGGTGGTCCACACAAGGATGCCGCATGTTACACACcaacaatacacacacaacatgcGCCTGCAATCACCTGTCCAGCTATGCCGTACTCATGACATACCAGCAACCTGCT TCTGGTGTGGGAGTAGAGGAGCTTCTGGTCTACATCGTCTCCTGGGTGGGCATCTCTATTGCCGTGGTGTGTTTGGCCACCTGTCTCACTACCTTATGCTGTCAAGCGGCACCCTGGCACACAGACCACAGCACCATCCACTGCAACCTGTGGGCCAACCTGCTCATAACTGAGCTGCTCTTCCTTGTCGAATCCAATAAGACGCAATATACC GTGGTGTGCTCCATCATTGCCGGGCTGCTGCACTTCTCATTGCTCTCGGTGTTCTGCTGGCTATGTCTGGAAGCGGTGGAGCTGTACATTTTGCAACGTGAGGTGTTTGAGGGTCGTAACTCCAGGCGGAAGTATTTGTACCTGAGTGGCTACTCTGTACCCGGGCTGGTGGTGGCTGTGTCTGCAGCCATTGACTTTAGAGGCTACGGCTCCAAAACGTT CTGCTGGCTGCGAACGGACAATTACTTCATTTGGAGTTTCCTTGGACCCGTGGCTGTTATTATCACT CTTAACCTTGTAATCTTAGTGATGACTTTACATAAGATGCACAGCACTGCGGCCCTCAAGCCAGACTCCAGTCGCCATGACAACTTGAG GGCGTGGGCAGTGGGCTCATTGACGCTGCTCTTCCTGCAATGTGTCAACTGGTCGTCGGGCCTGATGTTTTTGTCGGCGCCTTCTCTCCTCTTGGCTTACCTCTTCGCCTCCCTTAATACAGCGCAGGGCTTCCTCATCACCATCCTGCACTGCACCCTCACCAGAAAG GGTCAGAAAGACTACGGCCGATGTGTGCGTCTCTCCCAGTGCTGCGCAACCTCTTCATCCAGCTCTCCGGACTCGGTCAAGGGTGCCGCGCTGCGCTCCAACAGCCGCTACAGCAGCAGCCAGGGGCGCAGAGCCACGGCCAACAGACAG AGTCGTATTAGGAGGATGTGGAATGACACGGTGCGAAGACAGACTGAGTCATCTTTCATCGCCGCTGATGTCAACAGCACCCCACCTCTTAACAGAG CTGCATTGGGGAATCATTTCCTGACCAATCCAGTGCTGCAGACTCATGCAGGCGCCTCTCCTTATGACACCATGTTGGCACAGGGATACAATCAACCCTTCACCTCCTCGG TGGGAACCTTCCGAAACAAGA AAGTTGGTGTGTCGCAAAGTCAGGAGTCCTGTGGAGTGGACAGTGTGTGTCTCAACGGAGGCTACACTCCCAATACCTTCACCCTACATGGACTGGGGGCCATGCCTGGATCCCGAGCCGGAGTGGTGGGTAGCACAGACCTTCTGAAGGACGGAGGAGTCGGGATGGGAAGTGATGACATCTCCCCCGCCCTGCTGACCCCGCACGGAGCCGCAGATCTGGGCACCGGCGCCGGAATGCGTCGCAACCTGTCTGACGCGGCTGCACTGGAGAAGATGATCATCTCTGAGCTGGTGCAGAGCAACCTGAGGCCTTCGGGCGACATACCCGCCCCTCCCGAGCGCTACGGAAGCCTGGCGAGGCCTCATCATCTGGACAGGGCGGCCCTCGCTCACACTGCCACGCTGACGCGGCACGCACAGCAACCTCAGGAGGGCTGGGCGGCCACCATGCAGCCCGCAACTCGACACAACGCACAAGAAGGTTGGCCACATTTGAGGCACCACCTACAAAGTGCTGAGACGCATTCCACGTCGCATGAACAAGAACATGGCACAACACCACGTGCACAAGATGGCTggtcgcacgcacgcacaccggCAGATGCTGAGTCCCGCGAATTGCTTAAAGATGGGGAGAGGCTGCAGCTGCAAGGCACTCTGGGTCGTCGGGGGCTCCAGGAGAGGCAACAACCACGCCCCCCTGATGTTCAGGCTCGGCCATACTCCACGCTCAGCCGCACCCCCGGCACACTGTCCCGCCACCGCAGCACGGCAGAGTCGGGTGGAGGGACGGACAAAGAAAGGGAGCGAGACCGGGATCGTTACAGAGACAGACCCTTGCCGCCGCCTCCCCCGCCACCCCCACAGGAGTCCGAGCCCTTGTACAAAGCGCTGGAGGAGCCGCTTCTGGTCAAACAGAGGGAGGCCAGTGTAGACGCTTGGCGAGGGGCGCAGGACAGGGAGAAGGATGATGCATTTCTCCTCAAAAGAGATGGACTTATGGACGAGTGGAGGGGAGGTAACAGAGCAAGGGAGGAGTCTTTCAGCTCTCAAAAGAGAAATGGGGACATGGCTGAGTGGAGAGGTGGAATGGAGAGAGGAAGGGAGGAACCTCATCTCCTGGAGAAGAGAGACGGAAGGATGGATGCATGGCGAGGAGCAGAGACGGACCGGGAAGAAACGTTCATTACGCAGCGAAAAGATTTTGGGGTCGATGGCTGGAGAGGCGGGATCGAGAGAGACAAGGACAGAGATGGTTGGAGAGCGGGATTTGAACGAGAGAATGACAAGCAGAAAGACAGAGTGCTGGATGTGTGGCGTGGAGGGGTCGATGTAGATAGACAGGAGTCTTTCTTGCTTGACAGCAATGACGGCGGTCTTGATGggaggaaaagaggaaaagagagaggcTCTCTCAGGTACCATGGCGACCGAGAGGACTCCGACGGCTTTACTTTGCCTTTGACCCCTGATCTTGACCTCGACCCCGACACCTCACCTATCTACGCCCAGGATTCAAACCCGTCACCACTGTACCCCGGAGACCGTCGCTCGCCGCCTCTCGGTTTCTTCCCGCGAAGTTCACCCCCAACTAATATCTTTGCTCCCCGAGACACTAATTCTCCTCCCAACAATCTCTACCCCCGCCACTCCCCCCAAGTGTACAGCCGCAGTAGTTCGCCTCCTCGCTTCTACAGCCGCACCTCGCCGCCAACACTCTCCTACCCTGACAGTAGCCCCGAAGGTCTAGAAGAGCTCAGCCCTGCCAGCCCACCCCAGCAGCCCGCCCTGGAGCTGCCCTACAGCCTCGGGAGACCCCCTCTCGGCCCACGTCCCAATCACCTGCAGACCTTTTatcagccgccgccgccgactaACGGAGACGCCATGTACACATCTGAGCCATCTTCGGAAGGAGACGACGGTCAGATGCAGCGGGTGACGAGCCTGTGA